Proteins found in one Litorihabitans aurantiacus genomic segment:
- a CDS encoding GOLPH3/VPS74 family protein, with translation MTDAAHAHPDDDAATPAVAPTTDPLLAEDVLLVLLDPASGTIGGEGTLFYVLGGAVLVELGSTGAVTVEERGALRGDLLHASGDCPADEHLQRAWQYLAEKPRAAQTVLAAVGPHLREPLLERLVQRGDVVRETRKVLGPIRRTVLEVPDTSRRAELVARLRAVLVDGVEPDPRTGAIGALVAASGALPTLDREIPWGSAVANRAEELKRGDWGASAAAEAVTRTMIAITVGAAAAAVSAATAASQR, from the coding sequence ATGACCGACGCCGCGCACGCCCACCCCGACGACGACGCCGCCACCCCCGCCGTCGCCCCCACCACCGACCCCCTCCTCGCCGAGGACGTCCTCCTCGTGCTCCTCGACCCCGCCAGCGGCACGATCGGCGGCGAGGGCACGCTCTTCTACGTCCTCGGCGGCGCCGTGCTCGTAGAGCTCGGGTCCACCGGCGCCGTCACGGTGGAGGAGCGCGGCGCCCTGCGCGGCGACCTCCTGCACGCGAGCGGCGACTGCCCGGCCGACGAGCACCTGCAGCGCGCCTGGCAGTACCTCGCCGAGAAGCCGCGCGCCGCGCAGACGGTGCTCGCCGCCGTCGGGCCCCACCTGCGCGAGCCGCTGCTCGAGCGCCTCGTGCAGCGCGGCGACGTCGTGCGCGAGACCCGCAAGGTGCTCGGCCCGATCAGACGGACCGTCCTCGAGGTGCCGGACACGAGCCGCCGCGCCGAGCTCGTCGCCCGCCTGCGCGCCGTCCTGGTCGACGGCGTCGAGCCCGATCCGCGCACCGGCGCGATCGGGGCGCTCGTCGCCGCGAGCGGTGCCCTGCCCACGCTGGACCGCGAGATCCCGTGGGGCTCCGCCGTCGCGAACCGCGCCGAGGAGCTCAAGCGCGGCGACTGGGGCGCGAGCGCCGCCGCCGAGGCCGTGACGCGCACGATGATCGCGATCACGGTCGGGGCCGCGGCCGCCGCCGTCTCGGCTGCGACCGCCGCGTCGCAGCGCTGA
- a CDS encoding acyltransferase family protein, protein MTTSRDPAHARTSRQPAPSGRSAPAGPTDADAPTPGAPAPSRDVFWDAVRGVCILGVVWTHTRTGIPYLDGPHAWNFDAWLVVREVWNFPVAVFVFLAAFFVRPARVLERPGAWLRSRAVRLGVPFLVWSTAFTLLGAALAGTRDVRRLVRDVVLGASAPHLYFVLVLLQLVVVTPLLLRVLEARWRWVMWLVTPAFAVWLYVRTLADGGPPSFSNTWLLGWFGFYWAGLWVRRYGTPRVGVRAAVVIAVLATAASVAEAALLVRAGVDVGFAVGQLSGTSVVAAFAVVLLLVVWHERRTDRGDTPPPGRFARALAHLGRDSYGIYYVHVLWLTLLWRAVAPPWSGDGLVAMPVLPLLQLAEAAGALALSLGLMAAVRALVGRTAASRWLGF, encoded by the coding sequence GTGACGACGTCGCGCGATCCCGCCCACGCGCGCACCTCGCGGCAGCCTGCGCCGTCGGGGCGCTCGGCGCCCGCGGGCCCCACCGACGCCGACGCCCCCACCCCGGGCGCACCCGCGCCGTCGCGCGACGTCTTCTGGGACGCGGTCCGCGGCGTCTGCATCCTCGGCGTCGTCTGGACGCACACCCGCACCGGCATCCCCTACCTCGACGGCCCGCACGCGTGGAACTTCGACGCGTGGCTCGTGGTGCGCGAGGTGTGGAACTTCCCGGTGGCGGTGTTCGTGTTCCTCGCCGCGTTCTTCGTCCGCCCCGCGCGCGTGCTCGAGCGACCCGGCGCGTGGCTGCGCTCGCGCGCGGTGCGCCTGGGTGTGCCTTTCCTCGTGTGGTCGACGGCGTTCACCCTCCTGGGCGCGGCCCTCGCCGGCACGCGGGACGTGCGGCGCCTGGTGCGCGACGTCGTGCTCGGCGCCTCCGCCCCGCACCTGTACTTCGTCCTGGTGCTGCTGCAGCTCGTCGTCGTGACGCCGCTCCTGCTGCGCGTGCTCGAGGCGCGGTGGCGGTGGGTGATGTGGCTCGTGACGCCGGCGTTCGCGGTGTGGCTGTACGTGCGGACGCTGGCCGACGGCGGCCCGCCGTCGTTCTCCAACACGTGGCTGCTGGGATGGTTCGGCTTCTACTGGGCGGGTCTGTGGGTGCGGCGCTACGGCACGCCGCGGGTGGGGGTGCGCGCCGCCGTCGTGATCGCCGTGCTGGCGACGGCGGCGAGCGTGGCCGAGGCGGCGCTGCTGGTGCGGGCGGGGGTGGACGTCGGGTTCGCCGTCGGGCAGCTGAGCGGGACGTCGGTGGTGGCGGCGTTCGCCGTCGTGCTGCTGCTCGTGGTCTGGCACGAGAGGCGCACCGACCGCGGCGACACCCCGCCGCCCGGGCGGTTCGCGCGCGCCCTCGCGCACCTGGGCCGCGACTCGTACGGGATCTACTACGTGCACGTGCTGTGGCTGACGCTGCTGTGGCGGGCGGTGGCGCCGCCGTGGAGCGGGGACGGGCTGGTCGCGATGCCGGTGCTGCCGCTGCTGCAGCTCGCGGAGGCGGCGGGTGCGCTCGCGCTGAGCCTGGGGCTGATGGCCGCGGTGCGCGCGCTGGTGGGGCGCACCGCAGCGAGCCGGTGGCTGGGGTTCTGA
- a CDS encoding DUF7507 domain-containing protein, with the protein MLAGCVAFAGSAALTPETAEAVPGNPGVPGVPTVIYAEDFENGTGVVNLPNYTSSTGVTYTAAPYWLNTLACNGFIVGPTTPRPGGYCNDAGDFSSVQLKARMLGLLNSPQNSTTNRALSTNTSGASGNAPANGIMFATSGQVPLPSATGRFITFSVDAAATSCQAAQPLLRFYLRNANGTETPVSTAAINPCVGPRSMAYQGAVTNRYGRFPADASVLFNGSSLGIVLRNEQTNPNGNDGAVDNIRVLDATPQLDKSFTPATTPVGTTSTLTLTVTNTSDLAAKAGWAFTDNLPAGLVVAPTPALGGTCTATRTATPGGSAVAVTNGVLAAGQTSCTVTVQVTHAPITAGQSAPLTFENCAANISDAVGIDLPGCASVSFVSNPGISLEKSASTDEIVAGAPVTFTFAATNTGDVPLSGVTVSEEQFTGAGTLSSLTCTPTQPATLAPGGVLTCQATYTFTQGDVDTGTLYNQASVVGTDPFGTTVTDLDDVVLPSDAVAAYTLVKQAVVTDVNDNELTDLGDEIAYSFLVTNTGTTTLTDVSVSDPTLADLGITISCDPAPLAPGTSVTCTADETYVLTQADVDNGEVVNTATASAVPPPGVPAPEEPTDTVEIPVDRTVAYTLVKSAEVTDVNDNDLTDVGDEIAYSFLVTNTGTTTLSDVSVSDPTLAEAGIAITCDPTTLAPGEFVTCTADEPYVVTQADVDNGEIVNTATATATPPPGVDPPTPPTSTVETPTDGTPGLTLVKTVNATEVVLDQEVTYTFVATNTGTLTLDDVTVTVTEESFTGTGELSALDCAPLQPATLAPGEDLTCTATYVITQADVDAGTVDNTASASGTDPFGTTVGDEDDATLPADRAP; encoded by the coding sequence GTGCTCGCGGGGTGCGTCGCCTTCGCCGGCAGCGCGGCACTCACCCCCGAGACCGCGGAGGCTGTCCCCGGCAACCCCGGAGTCCCGGGTGTGCCCACGGTGATCTATGCCGAGGACTTCGAGAACGGCACAGGGGTCGTGAACCTCCCGAACTACACCTCGAGCACGGGCGTGACGTACACCGCTGCGCCGTACTGGCTGAACACGCTCGCGTGCAACGGCTTCATCGTGGGGCCCACCACGCCGCGCCCCGGGGGCTACTGCAACGACGCGGGCGACTTCTCGAGCGTCCAGCTCAAGGCCCGGATGCTGGGTCTCCTGAACAGCCCGCAGAACTCCACCACCAACCGTGCACTGAGCACCAACACCAGCGGCGCCTCGGGCAACGCCCCGGCCAACGGCATCATGTTCGCCACCAGCGGTCAGGTCCCGCTGCCCAGCGCGACCGGCCGCTTCATCACGTTCTCCGTCGACGCTGCGGCGACGTCGTGCCAGGCCGCCCAGCCGCTGCTGCGGTTCTACCTGCGCAACGCCAACGGGACCGAGACGCCCGTCTCCACCGCTGCGATCAATCCGTGCGTCGGGCCGCGCTCGATGGCCTACCAGGGCGCGGTGACCAACCGGTACGGTCGGTTCCCGGCCGACGCCTCCGTGCTGTTCAACGGGAGCTCGCTCGGGATCGTGCTGCGCAACGAGCAGACGAACCCCAACGGCAACGACGGCGCGGTCGACAACATCCGCGTGCTGGACGCGACGCCGCAGCTCGACAAGTCCTTCACCCCCGCCACCACCCCGGTCGGCACCACCTCCACGCTGACGCTCACGGTCACCAACACCAGCGACCTGGCGGCCAAGGCCGGCTGGGCCTTCACCGACAACCTCCCCGCCGGACTCGTCGTCGCACCCACACCCGCCCTCGGCGGCACGTGCACGGCGACGCGAACGGCCACCCCGGGCGGGAGCGCGGTCGCCGTCACGAACGGCGTCCTCGCGGCGGGGCAGACCTCGTGCACCGTCACCGTCCAGGTGACGCACGCCCCGATCACCGCCGGGCAGAGCGCGCCCCTGACCTTCGAGAACTGCGCGGCGAACATCTCGGACGCCGTCGGGATCGACCTCCCCGGCTGCGCGAGCGTCTCCTTCGTCAGCAACCCGGGCATCTCGCTGGAGAAGTCCGCCAGCACCGACGAGATCGTCGCCGGCGCCCCGGTCACGTTCACCTTCGCCGCCACCAACACCGGCGACGTCCCGCTCAGCGGCGTCACCGTCAGCGAGGAGCAGTTCACGGGTGCCGGCACGCTCTCGAGCCTGACCTGCACGCCGACGCAGCCCGCGACGCTCGCGCCGGGCGGTGTCCTGACCTGCCAGGCGACCTACACCTTCACCCAGGGCGACGTCGACACCGGGACGCTCTACAACCAGGCGTCCGTCGTCGGGACCGACCCGTTCGGGACCACGGTGACCGACCTGGACGACGTCGTCCTGCCCTCGGACGCCGTCGCCGCCTACACGCTGGTGAAGCAGGCCGTGGTCACGGACGTGAACGACAACGAGCTCACCGACCTGGGTGACGAGATCGCGTACTCCTTCCTCGTCACCAACACCGGGACCACGACCCTGACCGACGTGAGCGTCTCCGACCCGACGCTGGCCGACCTCGGCATCACGATCTCGTGCGACCCGGCCCCGCTGGCGCCGGGGACGTCGGTGACGTGCACCGCCGACGAGACCTACGTCCTCACCCAGGCCGATGTCGACAACGGTGAGGTCGTCAACACCGCGACCGCCTCCGCCGTGCCGCCGCCCGGCGTCCCCGCACCCGAGGAGCCCACCGACACCGTCGAGATCCCCGTCGACCGGACGGTCGCGTACACGCTGGTGAAGTCGGCCGAGGTCACGGACGTGAACGACAACGACCTGACCGACGTGGGCGACGAGATCGCGTACTCCTTCCTGGTGACCAACACCGGGACCACGACCCTGAGCGACGTGAGCGTCTCCGACCCCACCCTGGCCGAGGCCGGTATCGCGATCACCTGCGACCCGACCACGCTGGCACCGGGCGAGTTCGTCACCTGCACCGCCGACGAGCCCTACGTCGTCACGCAGGCCGACGTCGACAACGGCGAGATCGTCAACACCGCCACCGCGACCGCCACCCCGCCCCCGGGGGTCGACCCGCCCACGCCTCCGACGAGCACCGTGGAGACCCCCACCGACGGCACCCCCGGCCTCACGCTGGTCAAGACGGTGAACGCCACCGAGGTCGTCCTGGACCAGGAGGTCACCTACACCTTCGTCGCGACCAACACCGGGACGCTGACGCTGGACGACGTCACCGTCACCGTCACCGAGGAGTCCTTCACCGGCACGGGCGAGCTCTCCGCGCTCGACTGCGCGCCGCTGCAGCCGGCCACGCTCGCGCCGGGCGAGGACCTGACGTGCACCGCGACGTACGTGATCACGCAGGCCGACGTCGACGCCGGGACGGTGGACAACACCGCCTCGGCCTCCGGGACCGACCCCTTCGGCACCACCGTGGGCGACGAGGACGACGCGACCCTGCCCGCCGACCGCGCGCCGTAG
- a CDS encoding DUF7507 domain-containing protein, which yields MPPSDVDIPGERTPGLSVVKSASLAEGEEYLAGTEVTYTFVVTNTGNVTITDAAPVETAFSGTGELGPITPVSVATLAPGEQAVFTAVYTVTQADVDAGEITNAGTAEGTPPPGTELPPVPPSEVTIPGDRSPALEILKSSDVELLTVAGQEITYSFAVTNTGTVTITDAAPVEVDFSGTGELGEITPASATLVPGQTVTFTASYTATQADVDAGVLTNTATATGTPPEGTELPPVPPSDVDIPGERAPSLEVVKSASLTGEEDFVAGAEVTYTFVVTNTGNVTITDAAPVETAFSGTGELGDLTPEAATLLPGEQAIFTALYTVTQADVDAGEVTNAASADGTPPPGTELPPVPPSEVTIPGAPAPALEVVKTSDTALLTTAGQEVTYTFVVTNTGNVTITDAAPVETAFSGTGELGEITPAAATLIPGQSATFTATYTATQADVDASGLTNAATATGTPPPGTELPPVPSSEVTIPAGWTLGLEVVKSSDTTTVTRAGQVVTYTFVVTNTGNVSLTDVAPVETAFSGSGDLGPLSPAPVTLAPGESATFTAAYTVTREDLRTRQLTNTAAATGTTPGNNALPAEPSSVSIPVVPPTGPSLPVTGASAAGLGVAALVLLGAGAVLMTTRRRRAE from the coding sequence GTGCCGCCGAGCGACGTCGACATCCCTGGTGAGCGCACCCCCGGCCTGTCGGTGGTGAAGTCGGCGTCGCTGGCCGAGGGCGAGGAGTACCTGGCCGGGACGGAGGTGACCTACACGTTCGTGGTCACCAACACCGGCAACGTCACGATCACGGACGCGGCCCCGGTCGAGACCGCGTTCTCCGGCACTGGTGAGCTGGGTCCGATCACGCCGGTGAGCGTGGCGACGCTGGCGCCGGGTGAGCAGGCGGTGTTCACCGCGGTCTACACGGTCACGCAGGCGGATGTGGACGCGGGTGAGATCACCAACGCGGGCACGGCCGAGGGCACGCCGCCCCCGGGCACGGAGCTGCCGCCGGTCCCGCCCAGCGAGGTCACGATCCCGGGCGACCGGTCCCCGGCGCTGGAGATCCTCAAGTCCTCCGACGTGGAGCTGCTGACCGTGGCCGGTCAGGAGATCACCTACTCCTTCGCGGTCACGAACACCGGCACGGTCACGATCACGGACGCTGCTCCGGTCGAGGTGGACTTCTCCGGGACGGGTGAGCTGGGCGAGATCACTCCCGCCTCGGCGACTCTGGTGCCGGGCCAGACGGTCACGTTCACCGCGTCCTACACCGCCACGCAGGCGGACGTGGACGCCGGTGTCCTGACCAACACCGCCACCGCCACCGGCACCCCGCCGGAAGGCACCGAGCTGCCGCCGGTCCCGCCGAGCGACGTCGACATCCCCGGCGAGCGCGCGCCGTCGCTCGAGGTGGTGAAGTCCGCCTCGCTCACCGGCGAGGAGGACTTCGTCGCGGGCGCCGAGGTGACCTACACCTTCGTGGTGACCAACACGGGCAACGTCACGATCACCGACGCCGCCCCGGTCGAGACCGCGTTCTCCGGCACGGGCGAGCTGGGTGACCTCACCCCGGAGGCGGCCACGCTGCTCCCGGGCGAGCAGGCGATCTTCACCGCCCTCTACACCGTCACCCAGGCGGACGTGGACGCGGGAGAGGTGACCAACGCCGCCTCGGCCGACGGCACCCCGCCCCCGGGCACGGAGCTGCCGCCGGTCCCGCCGAGCGAGGTCACGATCCCGGGTGCTCCGGCTCCGGCGCTCGAGGTCGTCAAGACCTCCGACACCGCGCTGCTCACCACCGCCGGCCAGGAGGTCACCTACACCTTCGTGGTGACCAACACGGGCAACGTCACGATCACCGACGCCGCGCCGGTCGAGACCGCGTTCTCGGGCACGGGCGAGCTGGGCGAGATCACCCCCGCCGCAGCGACCCTGATCCCGGGCCAGTCCGCCACCTTCACCGCGACCTACACCGCCACCCAGGCGGACGTGGACGCGAGCGGGCTGACGAACGCGGCCACGGCCACGGGCACCCCGCCCCCGGGTACCGAGCTCCCGCCGGTCCCGTCGAGCGAGGTCACCATCCCCGCCGGGTGGACCCTGGGCCTGGAGGTCGTGAAGTCCTCGGACACCACGACCGTCACGCGCGCGGGTCAGGTGGTCACGTACACGTTCGTGGTCACCAACACGGGCAACGTCTCGCTCACCGACGTCGCACCGGTGGAGACCGCGTTCTCCGGCAGCGGCGACCTCGGTCCGCTGAGCCCGGCGCCGGTCACGCTGGCCCCGGGGGAGTCGGCCACCTTCACCGCGGCCTACACGGTCACGCGTGAGGATCTGCGCACGCGCCAGCTGACCAACACCGCGGCGGCGACCGGCACCACCCCCGGCAACAACGCCCTCCCGGCGGAGCCCTCCTCGGTGTCGATCCCGGTCGTGCCGCCGACGGGCCCGTCGCTGCCCGTCACCGGTGCCTCGGCGGCGGGGCTCGGCGTCGCCGCCCTGGTGCTCCTCGGCGCGGGTGCGGTGCTGATGACGACCCGACGCCGTCGGGCCGAGTGA
- a CDS encoding macro domain-containing protein → MPDTPPVTRATTLALAIAQAADPTTVREVEHPAFAGDAEAGGFAARYDQTLLVCGVDGGRSWSVDPCTDEGRRAAIEAYWRVARRRRERERTAIDPASLPATTRAAVDVVVAGLRSAADLHPVPLDEAGEPVDVARADATLVLLRRAMRPTAAVAAGASRDGGASTTRTPDGERPTARRPTQAQVLRAVARHEVLAQEPTSTAHPCPLCATPALGGPRYDRAVCDDCHERPRCVHGRAVGGANTGLGGGFVAHHRDDGSACETTQTHRVWIDGHPCHMDEARFGGVVVEALLPPAITLVRGDITREAVDAVVNAANTAMRGGGGVDGAIHRAGGPAVLADCIARFPRGLAVGDAGWTTAGDLPAHRVIHTVGPSWAAGERDRALLVSCYRRSLEVADEIGSRTLAFPLISAGVYAWPLADAAAAAVETLRATPSRVREVRIVAFSDEAAVAVGRALGAGGAAEG, encoded by the coding sequence GTGCCCGACACCCCGCCCGTCACCCGCGCCACCACCCTCGCCCTCGCGATCGCCCAGGCGGCCGACCCGACCACGGTCCGCGAGGTCGAGCACCCCGCCTTCGCCGGGGACGCCGAGGCCGGCGGGTTCGCCGCCCGCTACGACCAGACCCTCCTGGTCTGCGGGGTCGACGGCGGGCGCAGCTGGTCGGTCGACCCCTGCACCGACGAGGGGCGCCGGGCCGCGATCGAGGCGTACTGGCGCGTGGCCCGACGGCGCCGCGAGCGCGAGCGCACCGCGATCGACCCCGCCTCGCTCCCCGCGACGACGCGCGCCGCCGTCGACGTCGTCGTCGCCGGTCTGCGCAGCGCGGCCGACCTGCACCCGGTGCCGCTCGACGAGGCCGGCGAGCCGGTCGACGTCGCCCGCGCGGACGCCACCCTCGTGCTGCTGCGGCGCGCGATGCGACCCACGGCCGCGGTCGCTGCCGGGGCGTCGCGCGATGGCGGGGCGTCAACCACCCGGACGCCCGACGGCGAGCGACCCACCGCCCGCCGCCCCACGCAGGCGCAGGTGCTGCGCGCCGTCGCCCGCCACGAGGTCCTGGCGCAGGAGCCGACCTCGACCGCCCACCCGTGCCCCCTGTGCGCGACGCCCGCGCTCGGCGGGCCGCGCTACGACCGGGCGGTCTGCGACGACTGCCACGAGCGCCCCCGGTGCGTGCACGGCCGCGCCGTCGGCGGCGCGAACACGGGCCTCGGCGGCGGGTTCGTCGCGCACCACCGCGACGACGGATCCGCGTGCGAGACCACGCAGACCCACCGCGTGTGGATCGACGGGCACCCCTGCCACATGGACGAGGCGCGCTTCGGCGGCGTCGTGGTCGAGGCGCTCCTGCCGCCCGCGATCACCCTCGTGCGCGGCGACATCACGCGGGAGGCGGTCGACGCCGTCGTGAACGCCGCGAACACCGCGATGCGCGGGGGCGGGGGTGTCGACGGCGCGATCCACCGCGCGGGCGGACCCGCCGTGCTCGCCGACTGTATCGCGCGCTTCCCGCGCGGGCTCGCCGTCGGGGACGCGGGATGGACGACGGCGGGCGACCTCCCCGCGCACCGCGTGATCCACACCGTGGGGCCGAGCTGGGCCGCCGGCGAGCGCGACCGGGCGCTGCTGGTCTCCTGCTACCGGCGCAGCCTCGAGGTCGCCGACGAGATCGGGTCGCGCACCCTCGCGTTCCCGCTGATCAGCGCGGGCGTGTACGCGTGGCCGCTGGCGGACGCGGCGGCTGCCGCCGTCGAGACCCTGCGCGCCACACCGTCGCGCGTGCGCGAGGTGCGGATCGTGGCGTTCTCGGACGAGGCGGCGGTCGCCGTCGGGCGCGCCCTCGGGGCGGGTGGCGCAGCGGAGGGCTGA
- a CDS encoding ATP-binding protein yields the protein MKYRRREADARIARALGVMGGVVLEGPRACGKTSTGSHHARSAVRLDESRSVAELAELDPTGLLEGETPRLIDEWQLTPSLWNVIRHEVDRRQAPGQFILSGSATPTDDVRRHSGAGRFARIRMRPMSIHERGRSTAAVSLAALGDEPLTGVRSDLTYQDLAVEAVRGGWPALIDASASDAREFTASYLQDLMATDLRLATGVRHDPVRVGRLLASLARTIGTEVTTASLAADVAADGAAVDRDTVRRYLDALTRVFVVDEQPAWAVSLRSRTRLRQQPKMHLADPSLACAALRLTPARLAGDPEYFGQVFESMAVADLRASIESWGGQVHHYRDSTGLEVDAILELDDGGWAACEVKLGASRVEAAEAALLRLRERVDVGRTGRPRFLAVITGTEHGYTLPSGVHVLPLGALAP from the coding sequence GTGAAGTACCGGAGACGCGAGGCCGACGCGCGCATCGCCCGTGCCCTGGGCGTCATGGGTGGGGTCGTTCTCGAGGGCCCCCGCGCGTGCGGCAAGACGTCGACCGGGTCCCACCACGCTCGGAGCGCTGTGCGGCTCGACGAGTCGAGGTCGGTGGCGGAGCTCGCCGAGCTCGATCCCACCGGCCTGCTCGAGGGTGAGACGCCCCGGCTGATCGACGAGTGGCAGCTGACGCCGTCGCTCTGGAACGTGATCCGGCACGAGGTGGACCGCCGGCAGGCACCGGGGCAGTTCATCCTGTCCGGCTCGGCGACGCCCACGGACGACGTCCGCAGGCACTCGGGCGCCGGGCGGTTCGCCCGGATCAGGATGCGACCGATGTCGATCCACGAGCGGGGCCGGTCGACGGCCGCGGTGAGTCTCGCCGCGCTCGGCGACGAGCCGCTGACCGGAGTCCGCAGCGACCTCACCTACCAGGACCTCGCGGTCGAGGCGGTGCGCGGTGGCTGGCCGGCGCTGATCGACGCGTCCGCCTCCGACGCTCGGGAGTTCACCGCCTCGTACCTGCAGGACCTCATGGCCACCGATCTGCGCCTGGCGACCGGCGTGCGGCACGACCCCGTCCGGGTGGGGCGGCTGCTCGCCAGCCTCGCCCGCACCATCGGGACGGAGGTCACGACGGCGAGTCTCGCGGCCGACGTCGCCGCGGACGGTGCTGCCGTCGATCGGGACACGGTGCGGCGCTACCTCGACGCTCTCACCCGTGTGTTCGTCGTCGACGAGCAGCCCGCGTGGGCGGTGAGCCTCCGCTCGCGGACCCGGCTCCGGCAGCAGCCGAAGATGCACCTCGCCGACCCGTCGCTCGCCTGCGCGGCGCTGAGGCTGACCCCCGCACGACTGGCCGGCGATCCGGAGTACTTCGGGCAGGTCTTCGAGAGCATGGCCGTGGCGGATCTGCGGGCGTCGATCGAGTCCTGGGGTGGCCAGGTGCACCACTACCGGGACTCGACGGGGCTGGAGGTCGACGCGATCCTCGAGCTCGACGACGGCGGGTGGGCGGCCTGCGAGGTGAAGCTCGGTGCCTCACGCGTCGAGGCGGCGGAGGCGGCGCTCCTCAGGCTGCGTGAACGGGTCGACGTCGGACGCACCGGTCGCCCCCGGTTCCTCGCGGTGATCACGGGCACCGAGCACGGCTACACCCTCCCGTCGGGGGTGCACGTCCTACCCCTGGGGGCTCTGGCCCCCTGA
- a CDS encoding glycosyltransferase, with protein MPAGHTGVLVTGPHLPDALRRAAKARAARRSDLRVHTWRDDLVRWYAGAAAVVAMGGYNSVCEVLATDRPLLVVPRTTPRAEQLVRAEAMAELGALEVRRPEELTPAVLGADLARLVTGPAPRRDGIDLDGLARIPALVAALLHGATPAVAASAVTPEAIGA; from the coding sequence ATGCCGGCCGGGCACACGGGCGTGCTCGTCACGGGTCCGCACCTGCCCGACGCGCTGCGGCGCGCCGCCAAGGCCCGCGCCGCCCGCCGCTCCGACCTGCGCGTGCACACCTGGCGCGACGACCTGGTGCGCTGGTACGCGGGGGCGGCGGCCGTCGTCGCGATGGGCGGGTACAACAGCGTGTGCGAGGTGCTGGCAACCGACCGGCCGCTCCTCGTGGTGCCGCGCACCACGCCGCGCGCCGAGCAGCTCGTGCGCGCCGAGGCGATGGCGGAGCTGGGGGCGCTGGAGGTCCGCCGCCCCGAGGAGCTCACGCCGGCCGTGCTCGGTGCCGACCTCGCGCGGCTGGTCACGGGGCCTGCGCCGCGGCGCGACGGGATCGACCTCGACGGGCTGGCGCGCATCCCCGCGCTCGTGGCGGCCCTGCTGCACGGGGCGACGCCCGCCGTCGCGGCCTCCGCCGTCACCCCGGAGGCCATCGGTGCGTGA
- a CDS encoding glycosyltransferase, with translation MRDATTARPRIGYVLKMYPRFSETFVVTEILAREAAGAAIEIFSLRAPVDPRFHDSLARVQAPVRYVPRVRRADDLWSALAEAREVLGPLPDALVRDLLAAEAEDAAQALAVAVAARRSGLTHLHAHFASLATTVARLAAAAAGLTYSFTAHAKDLFHEQVDDADVLRKAADAHHVVTISEYNVAHLRGLGVDASRLHLVYNGLDLDAFTPREDAGREGDGELHVVAVGRLVEKKGFTHLLDAVALLRRGHGVAARLTLVGGGELDGELRARAAGLGLGDAVTFTGPLPQAAVRDVVAGADVLAAPCVVGADGNADGLPTVVLEAMALGTPCVTTAVTGLGEAIAHERTGLVVGQHDAAGLAAALERLHRDPALARRLRAEARRLVEERFDARRQAAALQALLPSEPFEKEAVA, from the coding sequence GTGCGTGACGCGACGACGGCGCGGCCCCGGATCGGCTACGTCCTGAAGATGTACCCGCGCTTCTCGGAGACCTTCGTGGTCACCGAGATCCTGGCGCGCGAGGCCGCGGGCGCCGCCATCGAGATCTTCTCGCTGCGCGCGCCGGTCGACCCGCGCTTCCACGACTCGCTGGCGCGCGTGCAGGCACCCGTGCGGTACGTGCCGCGGGTGCGGCGGGCCGACGACCTCTGGTCCGCGCTCGCCGAGGCGCGCGAGGTGCTCGGACCGCTGCCCGACGCGCTCGTGCGCGACCTGCTCGCCGCGGAGGCCGAGGACGCGGCGCAGGCGCTCGCCGTCGCCGTCGCCGCGCGCCGCAGCGGGCTGACGCACCTGCACGCGCACTTCGCCTCGCTCGCCACGACCGTGGCGCGCCTGGCCGCCGCGGCCGCCGGCCTCACCTACTCGTTCACGGCGCACGCGAAGGACCTGTTCCACGAGCAGGTCGACGACGCCGACGTCCTCCGCAAGGCGGCCGACGCCCACCACGTGGTCACGATCAGCGAGTACAACGTGGCGCACCTGCGCGGGCTCGGCGTGGACGCCTCGCGGCTGCACCTCGTCTACAACGGGCTCGACCTCGACGCGTTCACGCCGCGGGAGGATGCGGGGCGGGAGGGCGACGGCGAGCTGCACGTCGTCGCCGTCGGGCGCCTCGTGGAGAAGAAGGGGTTCACCCACCTGCTCGACGCCGTCGCGCTCCTGCGGCGCGGGCACGGCGTCGCGGCGCGGCTGACGCTCGTGGGTGGGGGCGAGCTCGACGGCGAGCTGCGGGCGCGCGCGGCAGGCCTGGGGCTGGGCGACGCCGTGACCTTCACGGGGCCGTTGCCGCAGGCGGCGGTGCGCGACGTCGTCGCCGGGGCCGACGTGCTCGCCGCACCGTGCGTGGTGGGTGCGGACGGCAACGCCGACGGGCTGCCGACCGTGGTGCTCGAGGCGATGGCGCTGGGGACGCCGTGCGTCACGACCGCCGTCACCGGGCTCGGCGAAGCGATCGCGCACGAGCGGACGGGGCTCGTGGTCGGGCAGCACGACGCCGCCGGCCTCGCCGCGGCGCTCGAGCGGCTGCACCGCGATCCCGCCCTCGCGCGGCGGCTGCGTGCCGAGGCGCGGCGGTTGGTCGAGGAGCGGTTCGACGCACGCCGTCAGGCCGCCGCGCTGCAGGCCCTGCTGCCGTCCGAACCGTTCGAGAAGGAGGCCGTCGCGTGA